The following nucleotide sequence is from Archocentrus centrarchus isolate MPI-CPG fArcCen1 chromosome 18, fArcCen1, whole genome shotgun sequence.
tcccacagtccaaagatatacAGTTAATGGGGTTAGgctaattggtgattttaaatttcccatagctgtgaatggttgtctctctctctgttgctactttcccaccgccgaggttccggagccggaaCAAGTTCCCGTGTcgatcccaatgaaccggcgaaatgcttaagaacgggcccgcgttcccaccgcgtttctgtgaactgctcctttacgtatgagtgtgagcgggtcctcgtctggacacggaagctgaagcgcacaaacgtcggagaacacgctcccctttcttgtgctgcaaatacgttttacggtccaaaccaaactactgcagtatctgtgtgcagcacagaggggaaacacagacagtgattagagccagacgacaagtacgcactttgtgtccttttatctgtgatatgaactgatacaaagcagcaagttcagccttagagcccaacctaattcacagccgtgaaaatcgcttcgcttttctcatgtaatacacatgtaatatggtagaaaacttgatgttgagacggcagagtcacgcccctctgctgctttcggcacgggttcctggttccagaccagctagtttgcggggccggtattgaacccatttttcagccgagcaccgagtgtttcggtggtggaaaacccgcctaacggttcaatttacggctccggctccggaaccctgttggtgggaaagaggcttgtgttagccctgcaacagactggtggcctgtacagggtgtaccctgccttttgccctatgacagctgggataggctccagcccccctgcaaccccgaacaggataagtggaagagaatggatggatagttagataattaaagggaaaaaattgTAACAATAGATTAAACACAATACCTAGAAAATATAGATTTCTATTATATGAGCAATACTGCCCTCTAAAGGAAGGCAGCACTAACTACAGAAATAGTAAAATGAACGAAAAGCTACACGAAGTGTAAATCTATAATTTAATCACTTTTAAGCATAATTATTACTCAACATAATGTATAAGACTCATCTAAATGACTACTAAAGTAGGTTAATTAGTTTTTCTCTATTATGATAAGATTCTCTATTCTGATAAGAATAGAGAATATTATGATAAGATTTAATGGTTGTGTCATTCATGTGATGTCATAAACTTCATTTCTGAAATGGTGGTGCAGCTATATGATCATTTGCAGAAAACAGCGGCTATACTACTTGGGATTGATATGGATATTTTAACCTCTTTCTGTCACTTCTACAAAGTATTTACATCTATACATTTCTTACAAGTTAGAtatgaaatataataataaaaggtCTGAAGGAAAAGCAGATTTCAGAGTCTGGTCTTCAGTGACTTATGATCAAACGGAGCTTATATTGACATAATGACAATGTCACGCACATTGTCATTATTCCTATTTTCTTCATATACCCTCTTCATGGTTTAGCAGTCAAGGGCCTCAGAGAGTCATACCTGACTTGTTGGAGCAAGTCTTGCTGTGCTTTCAGCTGCCTCTGTGCCTCCTGCACTTGGCCCTCCATGGTTAAACTGGCACAGAGCTGAGCACAGTGAACGCCAAGTACTGCCATATTGAGTCTACTGGCAGAAATCCGacttcagacagacagacaaaggaGATAAGATAAAGAAAGTTATAAGTTTTAGTTGATTCTGCTAAAAGTATTTAATATCCAGCTACTGCTGTTTTACCTGCAGGTAGTTACTGGTCGCTGTTCAGTGATGATGCGGGTGATTCTGTGTTGGTCTCTGGTCTTGAAACTAAGCTGCAACTGGAATGGAAGCATGCCTTTCTGGAGAAAAGCTGGCAAAGACAATCCAATATAACAAATTAAATAAGAGTTTGGTTTATCCTATTAACTGCTTTCTGCAGTATAATTCATGTTATAATATGGCAAAGTTGACCTACTTTCCATAAAATCAGGTTTGACAGCAAACTGGAAGGTGATCTCCAACCCTTTGGTGACATTTCCAATCTCTTTCACCAGTTTGTGATTGTTTTCATCCTCATATGGAAAATATCTACAGTGGAAGAGAGAGAATGGTGAAAATAggatcagaaagaaaagaaatcagtaTTTTGGCACATTACAAACTACATATGCATCAAGGTATATCCACTATATTGTATTCGCTTGTCTCCCTTCAGACACATGAATTTAAATAACatcccattcttttttttttctcaactacACTCTTTATTTATAATCATATTCTTATACAGGTTTGCAGAGCTGGGGAACATACTCGTCTTTTGTGAATACAGTGGAAtaagagggggagaaaaaaagggggaaaagggGGGATGGAGACTAACAGAAGTTGCATAAGATGAGATAAAAGAGAATAACAGTTAATGTTACAATGTTTTAGGTTCACATCATAGAGAATATAAGAAAAAGTACCAGTAATGACAAAAAAGTACAGATAAAATTAGATCACGTGAAAACAGACATCCCAACTGAATCAACCTTATATTCCAAACTAATCCTAGTGTATCTCTCCCAGTTATGCCAGTGTTTAGAGAATTGATCCATCTTTAGATTAACAGTGAAGGTTATCTTTTCGATTTTGTAAATATCTGCCACTATCTGGGCCCATTCCTGGAGCGTAGGTTCATTCTGcaccatccattttcttgtgATTGCCTTTTTTCCTGCTGCTATTAATATATCCCAGAGATATCCGTCTATTAACTGCATTTCATCCCATCCTTAAGCCATAGGGTTTAAAAAGCAGATATAAAAGCCACCCTTGGcagttataacagcttcagctcttcagggaatgctttccacaaggtttaggagagtgtttatgggaatttatgACCATTTTTGTCATGTCCtaggccggtggcccagtgttttatgttcttttggTGCTATTTGAGTTTTATTCTCAGattatgttttgttatcttttgtatttgtcctcagttggttatttctagttccttgtgtctccCAGTATTCTCTGTCAGGTTTGTGTCTCTGTTCCCTCGtcgttcttcctgttttattttgataattgtccggtccctgtctgttgtatccAGTTTTGTTCCTCCTGGTCTCGTCTTGGTAATCAGCGTCGCCtttgttcccacctgtttcctcttccctcatcagtcctcctgtgtatttaagtccagtgttttcagtgcctgttgtcgcgtcgttgatgtggTTGCGTCAGTGgtcctgtgctgtgtgtgtgtccctgagTCCTGGTTTGGTATTAGTTCTGGCACTTATCCACCTCCCGTGTAGCTGTGTTTTGGTCTCTTCAAGTTTCACAATAAATCCACCTTTTTTATTTGAACCTTCGTccgagtctgcatcctggggtcctaTCCTGCCCACCACACACACTCTAGTCATGACAATTTTTAAAGAAGCATATTGGTGAGGTGAGATACTGGTGTTGGATAAGAAGGCCTGGTTCACAGTCTCCATTCTAATTCATTCCAGAGTTCATTCCAGTATGTGATTTTCCTTCTGTCTAGTTGAGGTCAGAACTCagtgcaggtcagtcaagtttTCCACACTAAATTCGTTCATGCCTTGCTTTGTTCActgctgtgcagtcatgttggaacacaaaggggccatccccaaactgttcccacaaatttgGGAGTATGAAATTGTCCGAAAGTCttagtatgctgaagcattcagagttcctttcactggaactaagaggcTGAGCCcaacacatgaaaaacaaccccacaccataatcacgcctccaccaaactttacacttagcacaatgcagtcagacaagtaccgttctcctggcaaccaccaaacccaaaCTCATCCTTCGGATTGTCAGactgagaagtgtgattcatcactccagagaacacgtttcCACTtttctagagtccagtggcagcatgatttacaccactgtatccaatgctttgcattgtgcttggtgatataatgcttggatgcagctgctcagtcatggaaacccattccaagaagctctctacacactgttctttagctaatctgaagaccacacaaagtttggaggtctgtagtaaTTGActgtgcagaaagttggtgacctatgtccactatgtgcctcagcatccactgaccccactctgtcatttttcatggcctaccactttgtggctgagttgctgtcattcccaatcacttccactttgttataataccactaaggTGACTGTAGACTATTCAGTAGTGAGAATATTTCAGAACTGGACTTGCTGCACTATCATGATACCACGGTATCGTGGTTTTGGGAATAAAGTGTACAGTAAACATGCAAGCGCATGCCACCACACAAGTCTATGTTCTTATTACTGTTAGATTTACATACAAAACAGGCTAAAATATTACTGTTACTGTGTTTTTCAGTTGCCACTCACACTCCATCAGAAGCAAGCAGGGTTGCTTTGACGCCTGTAGCTAGGACATTGTCTTCTGACACTGATTGGATCTCTCTTGCCACTGTGCCAATGCTGACAATATTTACCTGTGCAAGACATGAAAGAAGAGTTACAGAAATATGGTCTTATTTGTGTTTGCTAGTGTGAATTATTTTGTGTGTCTCACCCTTCCTCCGGTAGCGTCAGCCAGTTTACCAATATCAGCCAAGCGACAGTCTGTCCCTTCAAAACTCATTACTGATATTATGActctgaaaaaggaaaagaaagagatgCAGTGTTTTCACATAATTATTGTTTGTGGTGGTATTCGGAGTACCAGGAGTGCATGAATGGAGGCACATCCATCCCTTCTTAAAgaattattatataataatgtATAAAAAGCTGACTTTGTGATAACATATGATCTCCTTAAAAGAATCAGGTGCCTTTCCTGTTAGTTCATCATCCTTTAGATGGACTGTACCTCACTGTCTGAGTGTGAGAAAATCTACATGTGGGAAATACTGGGGTGATATTTTTCATAGTAACACACAGTAACACGGAGTTGTTTTATATGATTTGTTAAAGCCATTTTTAACCATTATGACGTtaatgcaatttaaaatcaaCAAATGTGTGTCCTTACCCCTTCTCCACTGCCTCTATAGCCAGTTGTGTATAGAAATATGGAGTAAAGGAAGAAGGGGTCAGAGAGGGAGCTTGCTCCATCTCACCGAGTCCAATGTTGGCCTTGCCATCAGTACATAAAATGACCTGCAAAACATAACAGCACCAGGActattttttaataatgatGGAGGTCACTGCACCCAGTCACACCAATCATCTCTAAATCTGAGCAAGTGATCAAATAAGCAAATTTCCCAAACTAAAATATCTGACCACTCCTTTAGAGGCTTTCACACTCACTCACCTTTGACCCGGGGTACCTTGAAGCCATAGCAACCGAGGCTAACGCTGCAGGACCAAGACAGGTAGCTCCATGTTCCCTGAGTCTGGTTGCCAATATGTGGAGAAAACAAAGAGTGTTTAAgacaataaagagaaaaaagggttTTCCATCTTTGTAAAACATTTCTAACACTTACTCTTTGACCCTTTGTATTAGATGATGATAGGTCTCAGCAATACAGTGTGGAATGTGGTAATTCACACCTTTTTGCCAAATGTGGTCATAGTCAACCAGTGCCCAGTCCCTGAGAGTGAGAGGAGTACTAGTACCATCACCATATATTACAACCTGGAAAACCAGCAGAATGAGGTCAGAGAATTGAGTGGAGGTTTCTCCCTCCATCTGCTAAAGAGCCATCTTCTACAGAGCATGACAGTTTATCATGGTAAACAGGAAGCCCTCTCTTGTTTTTACTGGGGCATGCTACATGACTGTCAAATACACAATGtacaaaaaggacaaaaacaggaaaacattcAAAACTCCTGCATTTAGAGATAAATAAGACATGCAATAGACTGTATGTCTAGTTCTACAGTTATGATTTACAAGGGCCATGGTAGATATAGCTATATCTTTGTAGTCATTGTAACTTTAGTGACATCAAGTCAAACTTCTggaatattgatctggtcatttaagtagcagagggggttcttaatcagtttcagctgctttggtgttaatgaaattaacaacaggtgcactagaggggcaacaatgaaacaaccccccaaaacaggaatggttttacaggtggagtcactgacattttttcttcctcatcaactgttttttcactagttttgaaTTTTGCTAGGGGcaatgtcactgctggtagcatgaggcagtAACTGGATGCTACAGTGGTTGCACAGGTATTCCAACTCCTCCAGCATAGCACGTCAAtgcatgccattgccagaaggtttgctgtgtcttcaagcacagtctcaagaacatggaggagattccagaagacaggcagttactctaggagagctggacagggccagaaggtccttaacccatcaacaggaccggtatctgctcctttgtgcaagacgatcaggatgagcactgccagagctagaaaatgatctccagcaggccactggtgtgaatgtctctgaccaaacaatcagaaacagacttcatgagggtggcatGAGGGCCTGACAtactctagtgggccctgtgctcactgcccagcaccatggagcctgattggcatttgccataaaacaccagaattggcaggtccaccactggagctCTGTgcgtttcacagatgagagcacgTTCACCCTGAGCGCACATGaaagacgtgaaagggtctggagagactgtggagaacgttatgctgcctgtgagatcattcagcatgaccagtttggttgTGATGGTGATGTCTGGGGAGGTATATCCATGgcgggatgcacagacctctacaggcaaaGGCACCCTGACTGCTATTAGGTATTGGAATGAAATCCTTgaacccactgtcagaccctacattggtgcagtgggtcctgggtttctcctggtgcacgacaattcCAAACCTCATGTgacgagagtatgcaggcagttcctggaggatgatgGAATTTATAttattgactggcccccatgcttgcctgaactaaatccaatagaacacctctgggaccttatgttttggtccattcgTTAGGAACATGCTCTGACCTTGTCAAGTAAGCATACAAGtacgtgggggccatacaaattactgagtaccattttgagttgctgcaatgaaatgtaGGCAAAAttgactagcctgctgcatcattttttccctttgatttttagggtgtctttgaattcagccctttgtaggctgatcattttcatttccatcaaacgaggTGGCATCCTAAGAAAGACTGCATAACGCAACAGTACAAACAATCTGAGGGGCCTGAAACTGGATGACtcagaacctacacagacaataAGAACAATGTAAAAATAGAGTGATAAatctcaaaataatttttttaggGGTTAAAAAAGGTAgctaaggccccgtttacatgagagtgttttcagtggaaacgcTGATGTTTTGCTATCAAAGTAGCGCGTTCACACGGAAACGTTTCAGAATCGATTTCCGTTTACACAGAAAAACTCTCCACTCTGGAGCCCGTTTTCAAAAGTTATCACTTTCGCTCCATTCCCGTGTAAACGAGAGGCCGAAACACATCAAACGTAGCCATTTTTGGGTcaccagggtggctcagggcATGAGCAGGCAACCGTATACCCCGTGTGGTGGAGCAGTTGGCGTAGGTTCAAGTCCTGTCTTGTCGCCATTTACCACATGTCTTCCCCATCAttcctcctgctttcctgtttctctccactgCAAGAACTGTCCAATAAAGCcgtaaaaaggccaaaaaataccttttaaaaacaaaaaaaacttagccgttttcatctgaaaacattCTTGTGTAAATAGGGCCTAAAATGTCAGCATCCCCACTCCTGtcaaatcaaagtttatttgtcacatgcatggTCGTACAGGGTACAATTAGCAGTGAAATGTTTTGATGACTAGTCTTACACTATAGCACAAGATCAAGATATAAATAGAATGATTTTAAAGAATATAATCAAAATGTACACTGAGGTAAAATTGAGGTGGAATCATTAACAAAAtacagtcaaaataaaatatataaaaagtaacaaaatatataaactaGAATATACTATACACTCATTACTATACATACTATACACTAGAATGTAACAGatatttacactaaaatataatatatagatACAGGGTATGTGTAGGGTGTAGGGTGCATAATATAGTGCAAATAGTCCAGTGTAAGACCCCTTCAATCTGAAACAATCATAATGATTGTTCCCATTGTGATGGTTGTGATATACAGGATCCCAAAGACATAATAAATGATGAATGCCTTACATCTTTTACTACAAGCTCGTATTTGATTAGGAAAACCTGCTCTATTGCTTTTGGAGTGAGATAATTATATTTGCAGTAGCAAAAGTAACAGTAGCATGCAAGAATCATTGCTATGATTAATAATCTACTACTACCACTACTACTTCTCCTACCTCATCATTGAATGTCACCAGTGCCACCCTCCTATGAGGGGACTGTTGCTTTATGGATGATAGCGCCCTGTAGAGAGCGTCCTGCATACCCTGTGAAAACAtaccaaaacagcaaaaactttCAAACAAAAAGTACATACAGCCCAGccaattcattttaatttgtttattatcAATCAAATAGCAACAAATTATCCTCTCACCTCTAGCCTGGATTTGTATGATAGAGAGCCATTGCTTGATGGAACCTAAAGTAGAGCAAAGACAATGAGATTGATCATTTCAGATGCAAACAAACACtctgcagtcattgagttgaccatgactTCCTCTggcataccaaagtattctaactgggtcatgcaacaggacaatgatcacaagcacagcagcaaatctaaaaATCCAAAGAATCCAGGTGTTgcaatggtccagtcaaagtccagacaccaacctgactgaaatgctgtggcaggaccttaaccCTACAACACTAACGTGAGTTTTGGAACACTATCACTCTCACTTTCATGTGGGTGAAAATCACCCAGCATTAGTGTTCTGGAGttaagctgtgcataaacaaatgcccacaaacctcaatgaactgaagcaatgctgtaaaCAAGAGTGGGCCAACCTTCCCCCACAACATTGTGAGAGGCTGAttaagtcacacagaaaacagttacttcaaattattgctgccaaaggtggttctccaagctattgaatcatggggtgtacttaagACTTCCTTACAAGAAGTCTTTTTGAAACCATTAGGGTCATCTCCTGctgcccattaaaaaaaatccacatttaaGGCACATCCATGTAGAGACTTGTTTTTACATTATTATATTGGTGCTAATAAGTAACATATCCGAATTTGCTTTCCACACACCTCTGTTGTGACGCTCATACTGCCAGAAATGTCCACACAGAAAATGACTAGCGTGTCCTCCAAGTTCTGGTAGTCATCTTCGCTCTGTCTGGGCAGGTAAAGGTCGTCACTGCGCACACCTGCTCGCTGGCCAATACACAGTGTAGCCAAACTCTCATCTACGCTGTTTTCACCTCCACAGAACTCACACTGCCACACCTGCACAAGAGGAAGAGGATTTGCTTTCATTGGTTTTAACTACCTTTGTTCCACTGATGTGGAAAAAATaagccagaaagaaaaaagtaaaaatagaaagaacacaaaataaaacaaaacatgcaggAATTAAATTACCACTCACGTTCTTCTGTAAGGAACTCAAACATGACAAAGCAGAACTACATTTCCCACAAATCACTGGCTTTTGGAAAGTCTCCATGCCCGAGTCTGgtaagaaaaggaaataaatagagtgataaaagcaaaacagaccTTGGAATGAAATCTGTTTGCAAGTGTGCGTCCTCTGACCTTGACTGATATCAACCAGTTTTCCAACACCGAGTGAGACGACATTGACGTTGGCCTTCAACCTTGTTACACCTTCTAGCTTGTCAACTGATGAAACATGACAAAGGAATGAGAGACAGAAACATTAAATCTGTCTTTATGGAAAGAAGGAGAGGTGAACCACACTCACGCCTGggagggacaggaggagggagggataGAGGAGCAGGTGGAGGCTGAAAGGAGGGACTATTGTAAAGAGGAAGGGAGGTAGGCCGAGGTTTCCTCAGACGACGAGGGGGCAGCGGTGGAGGAGCCGCATCTGTAGAAACAAGGAAAGACCAAATAAATGACTCATGTAGCATCAGTGAAATTAATCTAAGATCTGCTGTTGAGCACGCCAGAATGTGTAATGCCTTACTTGTATGAGTTCCCATCTATCTACCCATCTGTTAGGCCTACAAAAACAACGCTGTGTATCAAGCTTTCCCTGGGCCTCTCATTGGTACAGTGAAATGCTGGACTAAGGAGGCTATGACTTCATTATTTCACTGCAGTCACTATCTGATTTCCATATTTAAGAtccaattcaattaaattttgtttatgtactgccaaatcacaacaaactgtcacttcAAGGCGCTTTTTGTAACGTAAAGACTACAATAGTtgaaagaaaaccccaacagtcagaagacccctatgagcaaggaCTTGGCGAAAGTGAGAATGAAAAGgtttcttttaacaggaagaaatctttttcaatgtttctttaaaactagtctttaaacattaaaagtCTATCACACAATTTTGAGATAttctcaaaattgatggaattatgaacacagaaaagtaccatcagattttggtccaccacacaataccatctggaaagagtcagattggcagcagcttcattttttttcagcatgacaagatccccaacactgctggctgaaatacagcgccaaaccatgacagagcctccaccatgttttacaacTCACTGTTGTACATCTCTCCTGATCTCTTCTGGGGTGGctatggctcaggaggtagagcaggtcatctactaattggaaggttggcggtttgattcctggctactctagTCTGTATGCATGGataagatgctgaaccccaaggtCCTCTCAgacgcaaccgttggagtgtgaatatatgtgaatgttagatagaaagcactttgaaatagaaaTCAGTGCTTGTGTTAAAGAGTTggatgtgttgtataaagtgcttcgAGTGCTCAGCtaaagtagaaaagcattatataagaactagtccatttaccattctgtACATAATgacaacaatttgaaccaaaactgtCAAATTCTGTTTCATCAcaccataagacctgttgccactgattttcaatcTAGTAAAGtggaggggatttttttttttcctgaacttGAACCATTTAGTTTTAGATCCTTTACCTAACCAAATgcttaatgaaaacaaaagtaaacagcAAGTGAAAACAGAATTAAGAATTAGGCCTAAAAGTAGAAGAACACTAACTCtgaaagtaaaatgaaataGTAATGTCTTTATGCATGCTCAATCATTCAGGAaaggaaatcccagaaagtGGGAGAAACATTACGTCACTCATCCTGGTGAATTCctcagtctcagctgactgcagtttTCCCCAGCCTTATAAACGGTACACTTGCATAACATTCGAAATTAGCACCACTGACTAACAATGGGCCATGAGCTCATTTTCATGATCGCTAGTATGCAAATTGTCATTACCACTGATAAATGACCATGAGTACCATgtagggaaaaataaataaattaattaaatatatatatatatatatatatatatatatatatatatatatatatatatatatatatatatatatatatatatatatatatgtctatgcatatattattatatctctatatatatctatatctctctatctatatatatataatatatatatatatatatatatatatatatatagtatatatatatatatagtctatatatatgtatatatatatatatgtatatatatatatatatatatgactggGCTGTGCAAGAGCAAGTGTAGCTGTAAATTTCAGTGATCTGTGTTAAGAATTGATAAGCAGTAATATTTATTGTCTCTCTTCCTTTCGTTACAGCCACAGACATGACACTGTGTTGGTGAGAAATGCGGTCTTGCTGAGAATGGGGGTGGAAGCAGACTGacacaaaatgatttttaatttgatcaGCATTAACTGTCGCACtattttttatgtctttgtaattaaatctgatatatttttctctgtgtggacTTTCCCTCGTTGAATTGCTATCTTTGCATCTCCTACacagtctctgtctctgtgtcttttGCATTTGCAAGCATGCCCACACACTCATGTACGTTACTGCTTAATATGCTTTCCTGTTATTTCGCTGCAATGCTCTTGAGAATTTAATCAACTGTCATGtcagaaaaacaacagttcagAAACGTCATCGTGTCATAAAGCTGCATGCTTTGTGCACAGTTTTGCAAGTGCATGCACAAGAAAATTACCTGCTTGCTGCTTTCCCGGCACTATGTTGTCATACTCGGGGCCCATCGGAAGAACGCCTGTAGATGGAGGAAAAAACCTCGTTATAACAGGCTTACGCAGTTAAGCACGAGCTCTTCCATCTTGGTGAAGTGCACTGAGTGCAGACAGAAGCAGACTGTTGTGCAGATTTGGCTCAAAGATGCCAACATTTCACATGTGGAGTGTATTAGAAATGTTTTAACTAGAGCAAACCTGTGAGCATTATGTGACATACTGAGGAAGACAGACTTTGATAAACTCACCTGATCCATCTGGACTCCAGTTACAAACAACGTGACTGCAGGCAAACTCCATCTgcaacacacaaccacacaaaaTTAATTGCAATACCATTTAAAAGACCTACAAAGCTCACCGGGGTTTTATCTTCAAGAATCAAATGAATCAGATAATGGTGATGAAGAAAGTGAGAAAAGCTGACATATCAGTTATATGATTGTAGCAGATGAGCTTCCTGGCATTGTCAGAGTGTTGTCACCATGGCAGCTGTTCCTTTGGTTTGGTTATTTTTCTAGTTAACAGGTGGCTGAGTAAAACCATCAAAGAAAACACTTCCTGTCATATGAACACGGAGGCAACAGAACAGCACGAGAAGTAATGGCTTCATGGAGTTGAACTGTAAgcatgaatgtgaaaaaaaagttgGCTTCACGATTAATTAGTGCATGCATTTTTGTTCGGGTTTGTTTAAAGTACAGTTGCAGGCGCCAAAATGACAGCACAGAGCTAATGTGAGCGAGTTCAACATGAAGGAAGTTGCAGGGTTTAACGTTTTGAGAGCTTTACTATTAAATTATTAATGGGATTTAGATTTTAAACCAGCCCATGGTCACAGTTTTTAAGCCAGACTAATGAGCATTAACGGGGTCAAACAAAAAATCACaagtgttagggattattttttactcggtgaataaaggacaaatgtttaaaggtaaactccagtaaattaaataataaacagtggatcaaccaaataataaacaattaaataatacattagacagagagcaactgatcagaaagtagtagactaacttctctgtttcagtgcatcttatcttgaggaccggccacCGAACGTACAATCGGAACATCACCagcgtcaccatgttctgtcattaatc
It contains:
- the LOC115797422 gene encoding circularly permutated Ras protein 1 isoform X2 produces the protein MEFACSHVVCNWSPDGSGVLPMGPEYDNIVPGKQQADAAPPPLPPRRLRKPRPTSLPLYNSPSFQPPPAPLSLPPPVPPRLDKLEGVTRLKANVNVVSLGVGKLVDISQDSGMETFQKPVICGKCSSALSCLSSLQKNVWQCEFCGGENSVDESLATLCIGQRAGVRSDDLYLPRQSEDDYQNLEDTLVIFCVDISGSMSVTTEVPSSNGSLSYKSRLEGMQDALYRALSSIKQQSPHRRVALVTFNDEVVIYGDGTSTPLTLRDWALVDYDHIWQKGVNYHIPHCIAETYHHLIQRVKELREHGATCLGPAALASVAMASRYPGSKVILCTDGKANIGLGEMEQAPSLTPSSFTPYFYTQLAIEAVEKGVIISVMSFEGTDCRLADIGKLADATGGRVNIVSIGTVAREIQSVSEDNVLATGVKATLLASDGVYFPYEDENNHKLVKEIGNVTKGLEITFQFAVKPDFMETFLQKGMLPFQLQLSFKTRDQHRITRIITEQRPVTTCSRISASRLNMAVLGVHCAQLCASLTMEGQVQEAQRQLKAQQDLLQQVSKWRPIQKEESIYGNWMETMTTICEDITTESQQALSDEAAKVVYQMKRASSVRNNNNSCSTVEIQKKITKKKKAAMEAV
- the LOC115797422 gene encoding circularly permutated Ras protein 1 isoform X1, with the translated sequence MEFACSHVVCNWSPDGSGVLPMGPEYDNIVPGKQQADAAPPPLPPRRLRKPRPTSLPLYNSPSFQPPPAPLSLPPPVPPRLDKLEGVTRLKANVNVVSLGVGKLVDISQDSGMETFQKPVICGKCSSALSCLSSLQKNVWQCEFCGGENSVDESLATLCIGQRAGVRSDDLYLPRQSEDDYQNLEDTLVIFCVDISGSMSVTTEVPSSNGSLSYKSRLEGMQDALYRALSSIKQQSPHRRVALVTFNDEVVIYGDGTSTPLTLRDWALVDYDHIWQKGVNYHIPHCIAETYHHLIQRVKELREHGATCLGPAALASVAMASRYPGSKVILCTDGKANIGLGEMEQAPSLTPSSFTPYFYTQLAIEAVEKGVIISVMSFEGTDCRLADIGKLADATGGRVNIVSIGTVAREIQSVSEDNVLATGVKATLLASDGVYFPYEDENNHKLVKEIGNVTKGLEITFQFAVKPDFMETFLQKGMLPFQLQLSFKTRDQHRITRIITEQRPVTTCSRISASRLNMAVLGVHCAQLCASLTMEGQVQEAQRQLKAQQDLLQQVSKWRPIQKEESIYGNWMETMTTICEDITTESQALSDEAAKVVYQMKRASSVRNNNNSCSTVEIQKKITKKKKAAMEAV